The following are encoded together in the Deltaproteobacteria bacterium genome:
- a CDS encoding amino acid ABC transporter permease: MSFDIDIVFRYGPLLLSGLWTTVYICALASLLAVAAGLAVALLHSLPFDPARFLCRAYIEVMRGTPILILLFILYYGGPSIGLTLDAEPVGIIGLGFYGGGYFAEIFRAGFLSIPPGQIEAARMLGIPRRMIVARIQIPQMLTLIIPPSTNQVIILVKESALLSIITVAELTKNTTQMVNETFAVIEPYVAVALLYWLIIEGIALLGGFLERRFSHAS; encoded by the coding sequence GGTCCGCTGTTGCTGTCGGGGCTATGGACGACGGTCTACATCTGTGCGCTGGCATCGCTTCTGGCCGTCGCTGCCGGTCTTGCGGTCGCGTTGCTCCACAGCCTGCCGTTCGACCCGGCAAGGTTCCTGTGCCGGGCCTATATCGAGGTCATGCGCGGCACCCCGATCCTGATACTGTTGTTCATACTGTACTATGGGGGCCCTTCGATCGGTTTGACCCTCGATGCCGAACCGGTCGGGATCATCGGCCTCGGTTTTTACGGCGGCGGCTATTTCGCGGAGATATTCAGGGCCGGGTTCCTGTCCATCCCGCCCGGCCAGATCGAAGCCGCGCGCATGCTGGGGATTCCGCGCCGCATGATCGTCGCCCGGATTCAGATCCCGCAGATGCTGACGCTGATCATCCCGCCATCAACCAATCAGGTCATTATCCTGGTCAAGGAATCGGCTCTGTTGTCGATCATCACGGTCGCCGAGTTGACGAAAAACACGACCCAGATGGTCAACGAGACCTTCGCCGTGATCGAGCCCTACGTCGCGGTCGCCCTGCTCTATTGGCTGATCATAGAGGGCATCGCGCTTCTCGGCGGGTTCCTGGAACGCCGGTTCAGCCACGCGTCATGA